Below is a window of Humulus lupulus chromosome 9, drHumLupu1.1, whole genome shotgun sequence DNA.
ATCAACAAAATTACTGTTCTATTTTATGTTTGTACACTAACACATGGCTTGGCCTTGATGAGTTCGAAGTCTTCCTATTTTTGTTCATATATAACTTATTTTCAATCTCGATTTAATGCGCCGGTCAGAGTGACGGTGGCATCAACTTTTACTTGGGCTGCATCAATAAAAGTTTTTACCATAATAAAAATCTTCAACCATTGACGTCATAATGTTGGGTGATTTTGGTACATGTATATGTACCTCTACGACCACAGTAAATTCGGTACTACTAGGGACAGTAACTTTTCTCCACCCAAAGTTGAAAAAGTCAGTGTGGAGGAGTAGGTAAAATTGGTAGGAAAGGAAGCAgaacataaaaacaaaacaaaaacagaaaAATCAATTATTGGCACGCTAGAACCATGAAAAAAACTAGCAGAGGCCTCAGCTTGGACCACATTGAAAAGGTACTTACTTTATGTCCCAGACCCTCAAGGGTCATCCTTAATGGTCAAACTTTGAGAAGCCCATAGTGGCAAAATCGTAAATTTACTTGAAGCAAGCACGTGCATGAAAGTCCAAACAAGGGTATCTCAGTCTCAGTAATGTAGTGTTTGCTTATGTGGTACCAAGGAAATATAGCCGTTGGAAAATAAACGACTCCATTGAAAGACCAACCCAGGTTTTTCAACACAAACCGTTATCATTGTAAGAAGAAAACTAGCCGTTGGTGGATAAATTTAACGAAGATGAATACTCTGACCCCATATGCCTCCTCCTGACCTGCATCTCTCTCCTCCCCCCAAAAAACCCATGAATATTCTCACATGATTTAGCTATCTTTATCAGTTCATAAACCGCTTCTctatctctatctctctctctctctcactctcactcttcttcctcaaataccatatttcttctttctttctttcttcattATCTCACTcacttctacttcttcttctttcatGGTTGTTCTTCATATACTTTGTTGAAACAAGAGAGCTTTGAAGTAAAGAAAGAGGAGAAAGAAAGAGTGATTGAACTACATAGAACTCAACTCATCTTCCTTCTTTCTCCTATTTTTTTTCAGTTTAGTTTCATGGGAAATAAATGCTACAAGTGTCTTAGCTTATTTAGCAAGTTTGTCTTATATGGATTCTTGTTTTTTCAACTTATTATCTTGTATTCCGAGCCTGTTTCAGGGCAATCATGGGATGGGATAATAGTCACGCAAGCTGATTTTCAAGCGCTTCAAGCCTTGAAACATGATCTAATCGATCCGAAAGGCATTCTTCGGAGCTGGAATGACAGTGGATATGGTGCTTGTTCTGGTAAATGGTTAGGAATCAAGTGTTTGAAGGGACAAGTTATTGCTATCCAGCTTCCATGGAAGGGTCTAGGTGGCAGAATCTCCGAGAAGATTGGACAGCTCCCAGCTCTTAGAAAGGTTAGTCTTCATGACAACTATCTCTCTGGCAGTGTTCCATGGTCTCTTGGGTTCCTTCCCAATCTCAGAGGAGTCTACCTCTTCAACAACAGACTTTCTGGTTCTATCCCCCCTTCAATTGGTAACTGCCTTTTACTCCAAACTCTTGATCTAAGTAACAATTCACTCAATGGTCCTATTCCTTTTAGTCTTTCAAACTCTACCAAGTTATTTAGACTCAATCTTAGCTATAATTCTCTTTCTGGTTCTATCCCAATTGGTCTCACCAAGTCCCCTTCTCTTACAATCCTTGCTCTTCAACACAACAAGTTCTCTGGATCTATTCCAAGTACTTGGGCTAGTGGGACAAGAAACAACGCTTACCACCTCCAAATTTTGACCCTCGATCATAATAACTTCTCTGGAATGATCCCAACTTCCCTTAGCAAATTGGGTCAACTTGAACAAGTTTCTATTAGCAATAACCAGATTACTGGGACCATACCAAATGAACTAGGGAGTTTGACAAGACTTCAAAATCTTGACTTATCAAATAATGCCATCAATGGAAGTTTGCCTACTAGTTTTTCCAACCTCTCTTCATTAGTTCTTCTCAATCTTGGGGGAAACCACCTTGGGAATCAGATCCCACAATCCTTGGATGGATTGCATAATCTTTCAGCTCTGATTCTGAGAAATAATCAGTTCAGTGGTCCCATTCCAGATACCCTTGCCAACATCTCTGGAATCAACCAAATGGACCTATCTGGGAACAAGTTCACAGGAGAAATTCCAGCTTCTTTTGTCAACCTAGCAAATCTCACATCTTTCAATGTTTCTTACAACAATCTATCTGGCTCTGTCCCATCCCTACTCTCCAAAAAATTCAACTCAAGTTCTTTTGTGGGGAACATTCAGCTCTGTGGGTATAGCACTTCATCCATATGTTCTTCTCCCACATCTGAAAACCCTCCTGCTCCATCACCAGAAGCTCCAAAGAAGAAGCACCATCACCACAAACTAAGTACAAAGGATATTCTTCTAATAGCGGCCGGTGTTCTCCTAGTGGTTCTTCTACTATTGTGCTGCTTTTTGCTTTGTTGCTTCATCAGGAAGAAGGCTGCTTCGAAAGGAAAGGATGGTAAAACTTCCAAGCAGGCTGCAGCAGGTGGCACTGAGAAGGCAGCTTCTGCTAGCACTGAAGTTCAATCTGGTGGTGATGCTGGTGGAAAGCTTGTTCACTTTGATGGTCCATTTGTATTTACAGCTGATGACTTGCTATGTGCAACAGCAGAGATAATGGGAAAGAGTACTTATGGAACATCGTACAAGGCAACTCTAGAGGATGGTAATCAAGTTGCGGTGAAGAGGTTGAGAGAAAAGACTACGAAGGGGCAGAAAGAGTTTGAATCTGAGGCTGCTGCTCTTGGGAAAATTCGACATCCTAATCTCCTAGCCCTTAGAGCCTATTACTTGGGACCTAAGGGAGAGAAGCTTCTTGTTTTTGATTATATGTCTAAAGGAAGTCTTGCTTCCTTTCTTCATGGTAAGCACACTCAAACCATTTCGTtacttttatttactaatttgaGAAACAGATTCTATGTTTTGGACACTTGCAGTATAGAAACAATTCAAGCTTTTGATTATGATTGTCCTCTCAACAAACAGTTCTAGGCTAATCAGTTTAGGACTAATCAGGGTCTTGATCATGATTGATCCTTACCTTGCTTTCTTTTTTATGTCAAATAACCTCAAAATCAGCTTAGTCATGTGCATTTATGCTAACTTTTATGTGAATTATAATTTCTATTGTGCAGCTCGGGGTCCAGAGACTGTCATTGATTGGCCAACAAGGATGAACATAGCCATGGATGTTACACGGGGACTTCTCTACCTCCACACTCAAGAGAACATGGTTCATGGAAACTTAACATCGAGCAACATACTACTAGATGAGCAGACTAAAGCCCACATTGCAGACACTGGCCTTTCCCGGCTCATGACAAGTGCAGCCAACACAAATGTTATTGCCACTGCTGGATCTCTTGGCTACAACGCGCCAGAGCTCACCAAGACAAAGAAGGCCAACATCAAAACCGATGTCTACAGCCTTGGGGTGATCATATTGGAGCTCTTAACAGGAAAATCCCCAGGAGAGCCCATGAATGGTATGGATTTACCACAGTGGGTGGCTTCCATTGTTAAAGAGGAGTGGACAAATGAAGTTTTTGATTTGGAGCTGATGAAAGATGCCCCTGCTATAGGCGACGAGTTGCTCAACACATTGAAGTTAGCCTTGCATTGTGTCGATCCCTCACCAGAAGCAAGGCCAGAAGTGCAACAAGTTCTTCATCAGCTCGAGGAGAT
It encodes the following:
- the LOC133800898 gene encoding probably inactive leucine-rich repeat receptor-like protein kinase IMK2, producing the protein MGNKCYKCLSLFSKFVLYGFLFFQLIILYSEPVSGQSWDGIIVTQADFQALQALKHDLIDPKGILRSWNDSGYGACSGKWLGIKCLKGQVIAIQLPWKGLGGRISEKIGQLPALRKVSLHDNYLSGSVPWSLGFLPNLRGVYLFNNRLSGSIPPSIGNCLLLQTLDLSNNSLNGPIPFSLSNSTKLFRLNLSYNSLSGSIPIGLTKSPSLTILALQHNKFSGSIPSTWASGTRNNAYHLQILTLDHNNFSGMIPTSLSKLGQLEQVSISNNQITGTIPNELGSLTRLQNLDLSNNAINGSLPTSFSNLSSLVLLNLGGNHLGNQIPQSLDGLHNLSALILRNNQFSGPIPDTLANISGINQMDLSGNKFTGEIPASFVNLANLTSFNVSYNNLSGSVPSLLSKKFNSSSFVGNIQLCGYSTSSICSSPTSENPPAPSPEAPKKKHHHHKLSTKDILLIAAGVLLVVLLLLCCFLLCCFIRKKAASKGKDGKTSKQAAAGGTEKAASASTEVQSGGDAGGKLVHFDGPFVFTADDLLCATAEIMGKSTYGTSYKATLEDGNQVAVKRLREKTTKGQKEFESEAAALGKIRHPNLLALRAYYLGPKGEKLLVFDYMSKGSLASFLHARGPETVIDWPTRMNIAMDVTRGLLYLHTQENMVHGNLTSSNILLDEQTKAHIADTGLSRLMTSAANTNVIATAGSLGYNAPELTKTKKANIKTDVYSLGVIILELLTGKSPGEPMNGMDLPQWVASIVKEEWTNEVFDLELMKDAPAIGDELLNTLKLALHCVDPSPEARPEVQQVLHQLEEIKPEAAAAAAAAVPSASSAEEGTKDE